The Lactobacillus acidophilus DNA segment TATCAATATGGAATAAAGGTAATACATTTCCAATAATAATGATAATTGGAAAAATAGAAAATAAAATGTAATAGGCAATTATAATCGAACTATCGAATATTTCTCCTTGTGAAAGAGTTGTTCGCAACGTAAGAATGAATTGAACAAATTTATTCTTTAGTTGATTTTCTTTTTTCTCCATTAAAAAACCTAGTCATCCATTTCATCAAAGTGTGGGATGTACTTTTCTAAGCCATCATAAGGACGTTGTAAAGTTAAAATCTTAGGACCATCTTTAGTAATAGCAAAAGTATGTTCAAACTGTGCAGCATTTGAACCATCTGGAGTTGCGTAATATACCCAATCATCGTTTGGATCATCAACTGTTCTTTGATCAATATGCCAGTCTCCACCAGCTTCTACCATTGGTTCACAAGTAATAGTCATACCTTCACGAAGACGAAGACCATGACCAGCTTTACCCCAGTGAGGAACTTCCGGATCTTCGTGAATTGAAGGTTGAATACCATGACCAATTAATTCACGAACGTCACCATAATGATTTTCTACTTCAACATAATGTTGAATTGCAGCACCAATGTCACCAATACGGTTACCCAAAACAGCTTGATCGATTCCAAGATACATTGCCTTCTTAGTTACTTCAATCAACTTCTTATCAGCTTCTGAAATTTTACCTACTGGGTAAGTAGTACAAGAATCTGATTCATAGCCATTCAAGTTGCAAGTAACATCAACCTTAACGATGTCGCCCTCCTTTAAGATACGATCTTTTCTTGGGGTTTGGTGAGCAATTTCATCATTAACTGAAATACAAGTACCATATTTGTAGCCTTCAAAACCTTGTTCTGAAAGACGACCACCACGACTTTTAACAAAATCTTGACAAAATTCTTCAATTTCCCAAGTTGAAATTCCTGGTTTGATAACATCACGTAAGCCTTCAAACATTGTTGCAAGAAGATGGCCTGAAGCTTGCATACCTTTAAGTTCACGAATTGATTTAATTGTAATCAAAATAATTTCTCCTTTATAATTATTCTCCCTATTATTATAACGTTTTAATGAATATTTTTAAAAGTTTATCAAAACTGAGAGAAAAATTCACGGTTTCATGTATAATAGGGTGTCGTATAATGCAGTGAAAGGTATGAAAAATCATGAAAGCAAGAATTGTCTATGCCAGTATGACTGGTAACGATGAAGATATGGCAGATATATTAGAAGAAGATCTTCAAGATTATGGTTTCGATGTTGAAACTAGTGATGTTGGTTTCACTGACGCAAGCGATTATTTAGACAGTGATATTTGTATTTTCATTACTTATACTTATGGTGAAGGTGCAATGACTGATGAACTTGCGGATTTTTACGAAGAATTAAAGAAATTAGATCTTAGCGGTAAATATTTTGCGGTAATGGGCTCAGGCGACAAAACATACGGAGAACATTACTGTGAGAATGTTTTTGATTTTGAAAAAGCGTTTTTGGATTGTCATGCAACTGAAATTACTAAACCTGTAACTATCGAAAATGCTCCAGATGATGACGCTATCGATTTGATCGATAACGCCGCAAAGGAAATGGCCGATAAGCTAAATGACTAAAAATAAAAAAGAAATTACTGCTACCGATCAAGCTCAAATTCGTAAATTAGGTCAAAAATTACTCAAACGACACCGAAATTTATGGGTATACATGATTTTCGGTTTTATTGCAGCGCTTATTAACACAGTTGTGTTCATGATTTTACACTCATGGTGGCATAATGTAATGGTTATTTCTAATACCATTGCTTTCATTGTGTCAAATTTAGCCTCTTTTTATTTTAATCAAAAAGCCGTTTTTATTAATAATGTCGATCATGATCACAGTACTTGGCATAAGTTAATTGTCTTTTTTACGTATCGTGTAATTAGTCTGATTCCTGATACCTTAATTATGCTTGTTGGTCTATCCTGGCTTCATTTAAATGCTTTACTTGTCAAGATTATAGACCAAGTACTAGTCGGCGTTTTCAACTACCTTACTACTAGATCCGTATTTCAAAAGCAAGAACACACTATGATCGAACGCGCAAAAATGCGCATTCAAGAACAAAAAAATAAAAGAAGCGACAAATAAGTCGCTTCTTTTTTATTCAAAATCTTTAGGTTTGATTACGGTATCTCTATTGAAGTAGTAATAAATTGCATTCATGATTCGATCGCTGGCATGACCATCTCCATATGGATTCTTGGCATTAGCCATCTTGTCATATGCTTCTTTATTTTCAAGCAGTTCAAGCATACTTTCTCTTACCTTATCTACTTCGGTGCCCACTAATTTCAAGGTGCCAGCCTTAACGCCTTCTGGACGTTCAGTAGTATCTCTAAGCACAAGTACCGGTTTACCAAGACTTGGTGCTTCTTCTTGAACGCCACCAGAATCAGTCATAATGAAGTAGCTCCGCTTAGCTAAATTATGAAAATCAACCACATCAAGCGGTTCAATCAAGTGAATACGTGGATCACCTCCGAGTACCTCATTTGCTACTTGTTGTACTTTTGGTGATAAATGGACTGGATAAATAATTTCTACATCATCATGGCTATCGATTACCTGACGCATGACTTTAAATACGCGACGCATAGGTTCGCCCTGATTTTCTCGTCTATGCATTGTCACCAAGATAACTTTATTTCCCGGTTTAATTTCATCTAAAACATCGTGATGATAATCTTTTTGAACAGTTTCATGAAGCGCATCGATAGCTGTATTACCTGTAACAAAAATATTATCTGCTGGATGGTTTTCTTTTAATAAATTTGCCTTGGACACTTCAGTTGGAGCAAAATATAAGTCTGCCAAGTCATCAGTCATTTGACGATTCATCTCTTCAGGGAACGGTGAATATTTATTCCAAGTACGAAGACCGGCTTCTACGTGCCCCAGAGTTGTTTGTTCATAAAAGGTGGCAAGTCCTGCCGCAAAACTAGTTGTAGTATCGCCATGAACTAAAACAATATCAGGCTTTTCTTTCTTAATTACTTTAGCCAAATCAATCATCACTTTAGAAGTAATTTCTTCCAAAGTCTGGTTTTTATGCATGATGTTAAAGTCATAGTCTGGCTTAATTTTAAAAATATCGAGTACCTGATCAAGCATCTCACGGTGCTGCGCTGAAACAACCGTAACTTCTTCAAAACGTTCATCTTGCTTTAATTTTAAAACAAGTGGTGCCATCTTGATTGCTTCTGGTCGGGTACCAAAAACAGTCATTACTTTAATCTTGTTCATAAGTTTCCTCCGATAACTAAACTTAACTATAACCGATTTAACCCTATCTTGCATCAAAATTATGTGCTTTAATAAAATTAAATGTTACGAAAGTTGGATAAAAAATGAATTTAAGTTTATTACTTTTAGTTACAACAGCATTAATCATTGTTATCGGCTGCTTTTGCTTAGTATTCGGTTTAGATAAGTCGAAAGCACCTAAAACCAGAAAATACTTACTCTATACCGCTCTAATATGTGTATTTGTAGTTTGGGGACTTATTACGTTTATAATGCTCAATCCGTTGGGCTAACTAAAAAAGATATTCAATGTTTTGAAAACATTGAATATCTTTTTTCATTATGACCCCGGTGAGATTCGAACTCACCTCTACGGTTTAGGAGACCATTGTTCTATCCAGATGAACTACGGGGTCAAACCTAAGATTAACTTTACCAAACTTTGAGCTAATAGTTAATCTTTTTTTAGAATTGAGTCATAAAAAATTTCTTAGGATTATTATTGGCAATTTTATCAGCCGCAATTACAAAAGGAGTCCAAATAGCAAGTGCTATTAACATATTTATAATACTTAAAACAATTGCTCGCCAATCATAATTACATGCTAAAAACGGTCCAATAATTGGCGGCATTACACTTGGCACGGCTACTTGAACCGGATTAACCAATCCCATGATGCTTACCCAATATGAAAATGCCACGTTAACTACAGGCGTTAACAAAAATGGAATCAAATAAACTGGATTTAACACTACAGGTAAGCCCAACAAAATTGGTTCTCCAATATTAAAAATTCCTGGCGCTAAGGCAATTTTGGCAATTGTACGGTAGTCACTTCTTTTTGAAAAAATCAATATTGCAACAATCAACATTAATGTACCACCGGCGCCTCCAAACCATGCAAATACGTCAAATGAGCCACGTACCCAAACATAAGGGGGAACATGACCATTCTTAATCGCAGTAATATTACCGTTTTGTGCAGTTAGCCAAATTGAATCAAGAATTGGTGATAAAACTCCAAGTCCATTAATTCCAAAGAACCAAAATACCTGAACAAGCAACGTAACCAAAAGCACAGTACCAAGGCCTTGCCCCCATTTAACCAAAGGAAGTTGAATACTATTTAGTAACCAAGTGCCAAAATACTCACCTGTTAAAGTTTGGAACAGATAATTAACACCACCTACACCAAAAATTGCAATCATTGCTGGAATTAGTGAATCAAAAGCGGCTTGCTCTGCATGTGGCATATTAGCGGATAAATGAAGCATTATTCTAGCCTTATAACAAGCCAAATATATTGCAAAACCAATCGATCCAAATAAAATAGCTGTAAATAGACCAGTAGTTGAAAATTGGCTAATATCAAATGCATTTTTTATTGTGACGCTATCACCATGAAATTTAATTTTAGCTACACTAGCAATACTTAATGCAAATGAAGACA contains these protein-coding regions:
- the map gene encoding type I methionyl aminopeptidase, yielding MITIKSIRELKGMQASGHLLATMFEGLRDVIKPGISTWEIEEFCQDFVKSRGGRLSEQGFEGYKYGTCISVNDEIAHQTPRKDRILKEGDIVKVDVTCNLNGYESDSCTTYPVGKISEADKKLIEVTKKAMYLGIDQAVLGNRIGDIGAAIQHYVEVENHYGDVRELIGHGIQPSIHEDPEVPHWGKAGHGLRLREGMTITCEPMVEAGGDWHIDQRTVDDPNDDWVYYATPDGSNAAQFEHTFAITKDGPKILTLQRPYDGLEKYIPHFDEMDD
- a CDS encoding flavodoxin domain-containing protein encodes the protein MKARIVYASMTGNDEDMADILEEDLQDYGFDVETSDVGFTDASDYLDSDICIFITYTYGEGAMTDELADFYEELKKLDLSGKYFAVMGSGDKTYGEHYCENVFDFEKAFLDCHATEITKPVTIENAPDDDAIDLIDNAAKEMADKLND
- a CDS encoding GtrA family protein → MTKNKKEITATDQAQIRKLGQKLLKRHRNLWVYMIFGFIAALINTVVFMILHSWWHNVMVISNTIAFIVSNLASFYFNQKAVFINNVDHDHSTWHKLIVFFTYRVISLIPDTLIMLVGLSWLHLNALLVKIIDQVLVGVFNYLTTRSVFQKQEHTMIERAKMRIQEQKNKRSDK
- the wecB gene encoding non-hydrolyzing UDP-N-acetylglucosamine 2-epimerase produces the protein MNKIKVMTVFGTRPEAIKMAPLVLKLKQDERFEEVTVVSAQHREMLDQVLDIFKIKPDYDFNIMHKNQTLEEITSKVMIDLAKVIKKEKPDIVLVHGDTTTSFAAGLATFYEQTTLGHVEAGLRTWNKYSPFPEEMNRQMTDDLADLYFAPTEVSKANLLKENHPADNIFVTGNTAIDALHETVQKDYHHDVLDEIKPGNKVILVTMHRRENQGEPMRRVFKVMRQVIDSHDDVEIIYPVHLSPKVQQVANEVLGGDPRIHLIEPLDVVDFHNLAKRSYFIMTDSGGVQEEAPSLGKPVLVLRDTTERPEGVKAGTLKLVGTEVDKVRESMLELLENKEAYDKMANAKNPYGDGHASDRIMNAIYYYFNRDTVIKPKDFE
- a CDS encoding PTS sugar transporter subunit IIC; translation: MNRLVRWLEDYVLPIASRLGRIRWLVALRDAFVSLMPITIAGSLAVLIKSLIEAAQTHLSWTTFAFAMQPLVSISNLVWRGTFSLFAFFFALALGYQLAKSFEGNRLAAALVSLSSFALSIASVAKIKFHGDSVTIKNAFDISQFSTTGLFTAILFGSIGFAIYLACYKARIMLHLSANMPHAEQAAFDSLIPAMIAIFGVGGVNYLFQTLTGEYFGTWLLNSIQLPLVKWGQGLGTVLLVTLLVQVFWFFGINGLGVLSPILDSIWLTAQNGNITAIKNGHVPPYVWVRGSFDVFAWFGGAGGTLMLIVAILIFSKRSDYRTIAKIALAPGIFNIGEPILLGLPVVLNPVYLIPFLLTPVVNVAFSYWVSIMGLVNPVQVAVPSVMPPIIGPFLACNYDWRAIVLSIINMLIALAIWTPFVIAADKIANNNPKKFFMTQF